tgctttacatgattaaaatacagcaaaataaaacagaatataagcaagtaggaataaaatgtagtaacaaaatagaacatcaataaacagttggactaaagaagttgaactaatgctgtttcagtagaacagtttaactagaacagtcaaaaaaCTGTCctaaacaaatctgtttttaatcatgatttaaaagaacttttctggaagtttgttccagatgagtggagcataggaactaaatgctgcttctctgtgtttagttctggttgtAGGTATggagagaaggctggagccagaagaccttagtggtctggagggttgatgcactgacaacaagtctgtgatgtatttaggtgctaagccattcagggatttatagactaacagaaggattttaaagtctattttctgagctacagggagtcagtgtaaggactttagaactggggttatgtgttCTGGGGTTAGTTCactgttttctaacaaacctgtCAGGCCTTTATAAAACAGCTATATCTGTACTGAAAGTGGTTGCACTGGATTCTAACAAAAAGGGGGTCAGGGAACGAGGAACTGAATATATGTGGaccattttaaagatttttttactaagattttttttaaagtatgtgtcattttccttccacttcccgATTATGCGCTGCTTTGTGCTAGTCTATCGAGAAGTATAGAATTACACATCTTGATGTGGCGCAGTTAGAATTTGAAGCAGGTTCTGTGTCTGTTTATGAAATGGAAAATTACCAAGACACTGGATTTGTgggagttgtgtgtgtgtgtgtgtgtgggggggggggggggggtaccctCTATTGTGTGAAGTGAAGGGTCAGCCCCTGCAGATAAACCAGCAGGATTTCATTGGGGGTGGGGTGAGCGACTACTGGCATCTGGCCATTCACTGAAAAGGCTATTCAAGTCCTGAGAGTACGAACTGTTAGAGCTGTGGTGGAACTGGACAGAACAGTGTGTGACTTGGAGAAATTAATGAAAGAAAACGTCAAAGGTCTTCAGGGTTAATTTCTGATTCCGTGGAGGATGGACAATTTGTTTTAgtaacaaagcaaaacaaaaacacaaagaaagttGGTTGATTGGGCCTAAGAAAAGGTTATTCAAGCGTAAGGAGCTTCAACTCAGCTCAGCAGGTCATTAATATCTGCACCAGAACATGCAATCAACACCTTTTACAGCTTgtggatttaatttttctttaatcacTTAATAGAAAGCCAATTTCCTTCTTCTGTTCACCTCTATTTTACCTGctgcacagataaaaaaaaacaccactctATGATCCCCTGACTCTGCGTCTCCAGAAACCAAAGACAGACTGTATCTTAGATGCAAGCGATAGCTTCAAAACTGTGTCACTGTGTCATGCAAACGCAGGACCAATGACAGTTCAGGTAAGCATGAGTGGATGAACAGCATTGAGCTTCAGCCTAATCACACATGAGCACTCAGACAATTCGGGTCCTCTTGTCTTACAGAAtctgcctgtttttttaaaaaaaactgactgcACACTcatatagtttttttgtttttttgttacatttggcTTCTCTGGCAGAGAAGGTTGCTTAACATGTGCACAAACTCAAGGTTCGGCTTGAGTGAAAATACGTTTGAGAAGGAATGTTTTAGGCAGCAGACTCTGcctaaacatttgttttccaaTTATGTAAATGCAACACAATTTTATCCAAAGTTACATAAAAAACTCAAACCCCGATTTAGGTAGCTCGTCCTCTTTCTGTTTTCTACTCTGTAACAGGATTCCTCACGTGTCTTATGAGCCATGACACAGCCTGACACTTTACCTCCaatctgcagcattttgcacaaAACAAGCTGCAGCTAAAATTTTTTCCCCAACGCTTTTCTGCAGATTTCATCACTCTCCCATCCTCTGCAAGTCATGCCTTTATTGAACAGATCTCCTCCTCTGTTTGATATAGTCGAGAGGAGACCCCGTTCTGGTTTGAACCAGTGTGATTTGTTACACAACAACGCCGCAGAGACGAGGGCGCTTTTGGTGGCCATACCCTGGCATTGACGTTGCAacacttaaaatgtaaaaagtgttcgTTGTAATCAGATGTTTGGTGCATACAGTGTTCTATGTTTTTTAGAAGATTGCATTTTAAAACGATTGTAGGTATTTGATGCAACAGCGTGAGTGATTGAAACTGACTCTAAACCTAAAGCTGTATAAGACTTTGGAGGTTGATCGTGCAGCTCCATTTATTAGACCTCGTTtcagttttttcccctccttacATAATctcaacgtgttttttttttctttcctcccatCACAATCCAGCCTGTACATTCCATGGGTTGTCATGGCAACAGGGCAGCATCCCTCTCCATCCTTTGTCCAGTGTCTGCCTAGTTCGTTTGAGCTTCCCAGGCGGAGGGAGGTTTGGATTCTGCATGCAAATTGAACCCCCTTATTTCGGCTTCAAAAGCGAGGAAGCGGAAAGATTTTATTTGGTGACTGAATGTCAGCGAGCGGCTTTCACAGATCGTCGCAGGGTGGTTGCTCCCCACATCCTGGGCTGGGGGTTATAGCACTCAAGTGGTAAACAGGAGGAACAGGGCTGCCAAGGGAGAGCCGAAAACAACCCTTTtgaatcctaaaaaaaaaggggaagttATTTAAAACCTGACATTTTCATACTTTTATGCACAGAAAATATTTAGCACAGATGCACAGACGGCTTAAGACAAAAATGTACATTGTGTCCCCGTGCCTGTTAGCCTGCAAGGTACAGTGGGAATCCCGGCCTGACTGGGGCTTGTAGTGGTcaggtttaaagcaggatttTGCTTAATGCACTCACTTGCTGCTTCACTTGGGCAAAACCATTCAACGGCTTCTTAACACAATTACTGACTCTGCCAATCACATGGAGCAACTCATTGCATTCAGGCAGCCAGTGAGTGTCAGTTGTGAGAGTAAAAATGCATTGGTGATATCAGAGGTCAGAGGCGGATAGGCAAACTGGTTGGAGATCGTAGAAACAGCAGTTCATATAACAAGTTGGTACGACCCAGTGAAGACTCGTCCCTGAATGTACAGCAAAGTGAACTTTGAAGAAGCAGAAAACTCCAGATTATCTGTGGgcataaataacatgtaaaCATGGATCTGCCCTTGCATAAACAGCTCGGGCTGATAGCGATAATGTAATGATCTGGAAACTTTCTCCCGGCACGTTTTGGGTCCCGTAGTAGCAATCTGGGATTGTTTAAATGCCTCGGTTTATCTGAAGGTTATTGCTGACCGTGTCTTTCCTTTTTGAACACTGTGTACCCAACATCTGAGGGCTGCATCCAGCAGGATGATGAACAACGTCACAAAGCTCAAATCCTCTCAGACGGTTTTCTTGACATGAGCTCACTGTACTCCAACGGTCAAAGTCACCAGATTTCCATCTGATAGGGCATCCTCATcgttgggatgtggtggaacatGAGGCTTGTTATAGACACCTTTTTGAATCAATAGCATACAGGATTAAGTCAGTTCTGGGGGCAAATGAGGGTCCAACCTGGAACTAGCAAGATGGGTCTAATACAGCGACTGGTTGGTATATAATCTTTGTTtgtcttaattttgttttgtcttgtttttccaAGGGTGGGTTCTAAGCTCCACTTAGCCAGTTTTCCCTCCCCTGTCTTGAACCTGCATTCAAGAACAGCGTTTGAATTTGAAGCTGAGTGTAatgcctgtttttttgttgttgttgtttttttcccaggcACACACACGTGTGCAGAATTCACCTGATAGTCTGGGAATTCGGCAAAGGCGGGCACAGAACAGGCGCAGGCCAGGCTAGAACCGTGTTAAGCTGGAGAACACTCGTTGGCTTCAGTCCAGCTGTCTTGCCTTGAACAGGAATGAACCTGCCTTTTACTTTCGCATTGGTTCACTTGTTCCAGGGAAAGCCAATCAGTGCACTGCCTTAACAACTTTGCGGTGTGAAGCAGCTGGGATGTAGGTGAAAGGTCTCAGAAAACAAACTCAGTGGCCCTTCCCCCGAGAAGGGGGAGAGCGCAGCCGAAATACATGTTTACGTCTTGTGTAAGCTATTTCACTCTgtacaaacacaaaaagttcTCACCAAAGTCTAAAGCCAGCTGGTAGATGCTAGGACACAGAGTACTCAGGTATCGGTATCTTTTAGGTTGGGTTTTGTGTTACTTGACGAAGAAGCAGAAATGCAAATATCTGCGTAGAACGAGGTTAAAACCAGGACACAGACCAAATAAGTCAAGCTCGCAGCCACAACAATCAGTCTTGCTGTGAAGGAGTTTGACAGAGCACAGGCAGAAATATTGTCCTCAGGCAGCTGCATTGAAAGAGCCTAATAACCGGCACGTGACTTTCCCACTTTCCAGGATCTACCCACATgatccagagaaaaaaaaaaaaaaaaacaccgtgAGAACAAAGCGGGCGTTGAACTGTTTGGCGAGAAATAAGCCAAGTTGAGAACGCCGAATGCCTTGGCATATGAGAAGGCACAGCCTGTTAAACTTTAGTAATTACCTTTGGGCGTTTTTCATTTCGCTCTACTGCGTTTACGGTTCTCTGTTAAATCCTGCCATACCAGATGTCGGAACGGCTTTGGCAAATGAAAGCAGTTACCCTACAGACCAGCTTGACTTGAAATCCCGTTCCTTATGTTTGTCATATCCGACAAAATAATGGATGCTCTATTAAAAAGAGGtgtcatttttttcaatttctgcCCTGTTTGAAAGATTAGACAGTGCATCCTCAGATCTCTCAAATCCCAAAATAACACAATTTAATACAAGAGTCAAAGACACGTAtttgtgataaaaataaatgttttaaatgtatcaATAAAAAACACCAGGTTCAGTAAACGTGATGCTTTACCAAATCAGGCGCATTACAATATATCTCAAGTTAACAAAAAGGATAAAACTCCTTGAGGAAACTCTACAAATGGCGTTATGGAAAGATCCACCACTTTATAAACAACTTATATCTGGGACATCTACAAGTGTACCATACAGGCtgaccacaaaaaaaatgtgccagAATTTTAAGGACATcaaacaatgttaaaaaaaacagacacttcATAAATTGAGAACATTAGTAACATAGAGGACTGGATCGTCAGGTCAACACATATTAAACAGTACAAGAACTAGTCACATTTATTACTTTTACACATGTTGTCCAGCCTTAGCAGCCCTACTCTTAGGTGTCCTTGTGCTTTAGTCCCAGACGGACAAAGAGGGAATGATATGGCATGGGCTAAGAATAGTGTTACAAAAGCCAATCCCTGTTTACTGACACAAGGAAAGGCATACCCTGACGTCACCAGCTCATAACTACCAAGTATCTCATCACCTTTGCTTCAAGTTGACCAGCCAACTTTAATCCATTAGCATTGTAAGTTAAAAATCATCTTAGtgggagagggggggaaaaaaaaaatacagtactaGTTTAGTTTAAAGAAATTTGGGGAGGGCAGTGGAAGCCAGTCTGGGAGCTGCTTAGTAATCCGTTGGTTCTTCGCCCTCCTCGTTCAGCAGACAAGTGCGAATCAGAGCCTCGGTCACGCCGTACGGGTCGCAGTTGGCCGAGGGGCGGCGGTCTTCGAAGTAGCCCCTCTTCTCCTGGCCCACGGAGCGGGGAATGCGGATGCTGGCGCCGCGGTTCGCCACGCCCGCGGAGAACTCGTGAATGTTTGACGTTTCGTGTCGGCCGGTGAGGCGCCGAGCGTTGTCGAGACCCCCCTTAGGATCGTAGGCACGTATATGATACTCGTGTCGCTTTCCGAGCTTCTCAATTGCGTCTTCGATAGCTCTGGAAGTAGAAACGATAAGAGGTAAGCGCcacaaatgtaaaagaaaacaaactttacCAGTattgttgggaaaaaaaagcatagagAGTTTTGTTCACTTACTTCAGTCCACCGTCTTCCCTCATCTCTTTTGTGCTGAAGTTGGTATGGCAGCCTGCTCCGTTCCAGTTTCCTGGGATGGGCTTGGGGTCGAATGAGGCCACGACGCCAAAGTCTTCGCAGACGCGGTGAAGGATGAAGCGCGCTGCCCACAAATGATCGCCCATGTCGATCCCCTCGCATGGTCCAATCTGAAACTCCCACTGGAACACAGATAAAGCGGTTCATCGTCACGTGACCAAACACGAACACCAAAACATACGTCCAAGCGCACGTTGGACTCCCATCATTACCTGGGCAGGCATCACTTCCGCATTTGTTCCACCGATGTTGACGCCGGCATACAAACATGCTCTGTAATGAGCCTCCACGATGTCTCTGCCGTAGGCTTTGTCCGCGCCGACTCCACAGTAGTATGGACCTGCAAAGGCACAACGGGGGTTAAAACCTGGACGACGCTGCTTTCTCTCACAGGAAGGACCGACCAGACGAAAACTTCAGCTGCTCACCCTGCGGTCCAGGAAAACCGTTAGACGGCCAGCCAAAAGGATGTCCGTCCGTGCCCAGGATGGTGTACTCCTGCTCCATACCAAACCAGGGATGCTGGTCCGCcaccatctccatcatcttcttACATGTGATGCGCAGGTTGGTTTCTgtagaaagaaaacacaattgCAACTTTTAGATCTAGACATTGTGTTCGAGACTGAGGTTAGGTCCTCTAAGCATAAAAACATAAGCTTTGCGGAAGTTATATACCATTACAGTGGTTTACTCACCGGCAGGTTTGCGGTTGTACTTCTGGACTTCACACAGGACCAGCTTGTTGGGGTCTCTGCGGAAAGGATCACGAAACATGGCAGCAGGGATCAGGTACATGTCGCTGTTGGATCCCTCGGCCTGGTAGGTGCTGGAGCCATCAAAGTTCCACTCAGGGAGATCTGTAAGAGGACGAGGAGAGTGGCTATTACACTTCTTCAGACTGTGGcggtgatggggggggggggtcacaggGTTCAACCCGTACAGCTCGTTTCACGCTATTCGGGAGAATTGAAGCTCACCTTCGATGCTTTTGGGCTCAAAATCAAGAGTTCTCGTTTTGCAACGGAGCCCCTCTCCCGTTCCGTCAACCCAAATGTACATGGCCTGGACTTTATCTCCCTGGGGGAGCTCCATGTACTGCTGCTTGATGGCTTTACTCAAGCTGGCGCTGGCGGACGTGGCCATCTTAACTGATACTATAACACACCTGAgagcgagaggaggaggaggagagggtaAATATACGAGATGAAGAGCAGAGATGGAGCACATGTTGCGTAACTAGCTGGGCTTTGAGGGGGGCGcgaaagcacacacacaaaaaaaagcaccattGTTATTTTGGTATTCtagaaggggagggggggttgggGTTTGACTGAAAAACATGTTGAGGATGTGGaaggaaagggggaaaaaaaaaaacgtttccagttttttctacttttctccGCTTGGGTAACAAAATGGAGCTTCTTTCTACCACAGATGCTGACTAATAAAATTACGACCAGCGCACAAGCGGTGactcacaaaagaaaaacctactaTTTTAACTGAACACATCTTTGTTGGTGTCGCGATCGTCGTGGTTACTATTGGCGACTGCAAGAGAGTGGCAGGATTACATCAGCCCCCCCTCTTCCTGGTTAGGATAAAATACTATACGCGGGAACAACAATGAGTCAAACACACGCtgaaagtctaaaaaaaaaccacatcAGAAACAGAGCCACGAAACCCGCTGCGAGCGCGCAGAGAGCGCAGAAACGCGCTAAATGGCAAACACCGGCATAATACATGAAACAATGAACCGGGCTGTCCGAATAGCCCTGCGTGGCCAAGTACTAATAAAACAACCCAATCAGAGAAACGAAAGGTGTGAAGTTACCTGGAGAGACGAGAAAAtcgaaataaaaactaaaggacTGGCAGGTCCAATGAGTGGTTCGATGATGGTTCTTTAGTATCTCTCTCATTCTCCGGTACCTTGGCTCCGGAGCGACTCGGTTTTATAAGAGCAGGAACTGGGACGCCTCACTTTTTTGATTGGTCGACTGGGCGGAGAGCAGCTCCGGAGCGGGGACACGCAGCTCCTCCATTGGACCGCCTCAAGGCTTCCTGGCAGCACCTGAGCCCGCACGCATTATCTGTCAGCAGGGCGTGAGCTCCCCTCTTATTAAAACAAAAcgccaaaaaaaactaaaagggatAAACtgggaacaaaaagaaaaaaaaaaaaaaaaagtgttcgcTGCTGGGAACGGATAGACGCGACAGCGTGGAACAAAATGTGCAACTCCAGGTTGGGTTCAGTCTGCCGCAGGTCGCTGACGACTCAAAGGCGACACCGTGTGGCGGATGTGGGCATCACAGCGCTTTGCTCTGCTCCAATCATATGAATGAATACGTTCTGGCTCTAACTAGGCACTTGTCGTGTACTCTGTCCTGTTGTAGGCTTCTCATGCTTATCCCGAATGAGATCCGGATGAATTTGAGGTCCAGTTTTgactgcttctgttttttttttctatcgacCAATTCAGCTAAAATTACACACATGTGCAATGGGTTCTTGGATGGCGTTTAGCACTTGTGAGCCTAAATGAAAATTGGGGAATTAGTTAATGATCCTCATTTGTACATCTAACCATGTGTCCCTAACATTGAGTCATTATGATTATGTTGGATGTGAGATGTTGTTTTGTGTAATGTTGTTaggattgtgtaaaatgttaatggttgtcttttataatgtattttatatatgattgtgcaatgtgagctacgttttaggaaaatgtattttataaaggcctgactggggactgggtttgcaaattagcctataggctagaaacctttcatgcaacacatctacacattttgttatggctctgcctattacaattatgaatgtaataatgtgcgctgcattgtccctgacaaataaactaataataataataaagaaaaaaactttatttagctTTGATTAAACTGAAAAAGGAGTGCTGAGGAATGTAGGCTCTTGTTTGACAATGTCGACATAGTTCTTGGTTTCGAGTGGTCAACCTGCTGATTGATTGTTGCATTCATACTGTTTTCACTG
This genomic window from Fundulus heteroclitus isolate FHET01 chromosome 6, MU-UCD_Fhet_4.1, whole genome shotgun sequence contains:
- the glula gene encoding glutamate-ammonia ligase (glutamine synthase) a, with the translated sequence MATSASASLSKAIKQQYMELPQGDKVQAMYIWVDGTGEGLRCKTRTLDFEPKSIEDLPEWNFDGSSTYQAEGSNSDMYLIPAAMFRDPFRRDPNKLVLCEVQKYNRKPAETNLRITCKKMMEMVADQHPWFGMEQEYTILGTDGHPFGWPSNGFPGPQGPYYCGVGADKAYGRDIVEAHYRACLYAGVNIGGTNAEVMPAQWEFQIGPCEGIDMGDHLWAARFILHRVCEDFGVVASFDPKPIPGNWNGAGCHTNFSTKEMREDGGLKAIEDAIEKLGKRHEYHIRAYDPKGGLDNARRLTGRHETSNIHEFSAGVANRGASIRIPRSVGQEKRGYFEDRRPSANCDPYGVTEALIRTCLLNEEGEEPTDY